In the genome of Drosophila pseudoobscura strain MV-25-SWS-2005 chromosome 3, UCI_Dpse_MV25, whole genome shotgun sequence, one region contains:
- the RpS11 gene encoding 40S ribosomal protein S11 isoform X2 has product MADQQTERAFRKQHAVATVRRKSINLKKRPRFYRQIGLGFKAPAEAIDGTYIDKKCPWTGDVRIRGRILIGVVRKTKMQRTIVIRRDYLHFVRKYSRFEKRHRNMSVHCSPAFRDVEHGDIVTIGECRPLSKTVRFNVLKVNKGQGAKKSFKKF; this is encoded by the exons ATGGCTGATCAG CAAACTGAACGTGCATTCCGCAAACAACATGCGGTGGCCACTGTGCGGCGCAAGAGTATTAATCTCAAGAAGCGGCCACGTTTCTACCGCCAAATTGGCTTGGGCTTTAAGGCTCCAGCCGAG GCCATCGATGGTACCTACATTGACAAGAAGTGCCCCTGGACTGGCGATGTTCGTATTCGTGGTCGCATCCTGATCGGTGTTGTCCGCAAGACGAAAATGCAGCGTACCATTGTCATTCGTCGTGACTACTTGCACTTTGTGCGCAAATATAGTCGTTTCGAGAAGCGTCACCGCAACATGAGCGTCCACTGCTCGCCCGCTTTCAG agatgttgagCACGGCGACATTGTCACCATTGGCGAGTGCCGTCCCCTCTCAAAGACTGTGCGCTTCAATGTACTGAAAGTCAACAAGGGTCAGGGTGCCAAGAAGAGCTTCAAGAAGTTTTAA
- the RpS11 gene encoding 40S ribosomal protein S11 isoform X1: MYRYISECRTVHLIDMSDKFLSFFCFKMADQNERAFQKQFGVNLNRKVKPGVTKKKILRRYRDVGLGFKTPREAIDGTYIDKKCPWTGDVRIRGRILIGVVRKTKMQRTIVIRRDYLHFVRKYSRFEKRHRNMSVHCSPAFRDVEHGDIVTIGECRPLSKTVRFNVLKVNKGQGAKKSFKKF; encoded by the exons ATGTATCGGTACATTTCTGAGTGTCGGACCGTTCACCTTATCGATATGTCCGAtaagtttctttctttcttttgcttcAAAATGGCTGATCAG AACGAGCGCGCCTTCCAAAAACAATTTGGTGTGAACCTAAACCGCAAGGTGAAGCCAGGCGTCACCAAGAAGAAGATCCTCCGCCGTTATCGTGATGTCGGTCTGGGTTTCAAGACCCCTCGTGAG GCCATCGATGGTACCTACATTGACAAGAAGTGCCCCTGGACTGGCGATGTTCGTATTCGTGGTCGCATCCTGATCGGTGTTGTCCGCAAGACGAAAATGCAGCGTACCATTGTCATTCGTCGTGACTACTTGCACTTTGTGCGCAAATATAGTCGTTTCGAGAAGCGTCACCGCAACATGAGCGTCCACTGCTCGCCCGCTTTCAG agatgttgagCACGGCGACATTGTCACCATTGGCGAGTGCCGTCCCCTCTCAAAGACTGTGCGCTTCAATGTACTGAAAGTCAACAAGGGTCAGGGTGCCAAGAAGAGCTTCAAGAAGTTTTAA